The Candidatus Nanohalovita haloferacivicina region CTGAGAAACAGAAGAGGCCTTAGAGAAGGAAGAGAGGATTTTACAGTATCAACATCGGAAGATCTTCTCGAATCCTTCAACAGCATACTTGGCGTGGTAACAGGAGTAGTAATCGGAATTGCATCAATATCTCTCTTCGTAGGAGCAGTCGGCATTATGAACACAATGTACACATCAGTCACTCAGAGAACAAGAGAGATAGGAGTTATGAAAGCAATAGGAGCACAGAAAGAACAGATAATGTTTATATTCCTGCTTGAATCAGCAGCAATAGGATTTCTCGGAGGCCTAATGGGCCTACTATTCGGAGCAGGACTTTCAATGGCCGGCGCATTTGCAATCACTCAGGCCGCATCTCTCCAGATATCAGCATACCTAGGCCCAGAACTACTGCTGGGATCGCTGCTCTTCTCAACCATACTAGGAATTCTGTCGGGAGTCCTGCCGGCAAGAAGAGCCGCAGGCCTAGAACCTGCAGAGGCACTAAGATATGAGTAAACAGGGACAGATTAGCTTGAATTTAAAAGTCTAATAATCTGAATTCAGATAGGTAGAACAATATGCATCTAGGAGTTATACCGGATGGAAACCGGAGATACGCAGAGAAAAACGGACTTGCCAAGGCAAAGGCCTACAGAAAGGCAAAGAACGTAATCAAAGAAGTAGGCCAGCAACTTGAAGACAGAGAAATAGAAGAAGTCACGTTCTACCTTCTTTCCGAGGAAAACCTTGCCAGGCCTGATGAAGAACTACAGGATCTCTACCAGCTACTTGAAGACAGTATAGCAGAGGTCGCAGAGGAATTTGGAGAAAGAGATTTTTCATTCAACTGGGCCTCCACCAATCCAGATGCGCTTCCAGAACACCTGCAGGAAAAACTTTCAGACCTGGAAGAAGAGTTCAACGACGGAGAGAAACAGATAAATGCACTAATCTCCTACGACGGAAAAGCCGATGTAATGCAGGCCTCCAGCAAGATATCAAAGGAATCAGGAGAATTCACCAGAGATGAGATGAGAGAACATCTTCAGATCAAATCTGACATTGATTTCGTTATCAGAACAGGAGACAATCCTGCGAGAGAATGTCTGTCAGGATTCCCGATCTGGAACGCCAGCTACGCAGAATTCTACCATATCAAGAAGAACTTCCCATCCGTCACACTTGAAGATGTGGAAGAAGCACTTGACCACTATCAGAAACTTAGAAGAAAGAAAGGCCGCTAAAATAACATTATGGTTGACAGATCATGCTGGAACTGCGGCACCACAATGACAAAATACGTAGCATGCGAACTTAAATGCATGAACTGTGGCCTAATAAGAGACTGCAGCGACCCTTAAAAAACAAATACTTCTCTATTTACTCCTCAATAACTCTCTGCTTTGCACATCTATTACAGAGACCTAACATAGTTTTTCTACTGCAACCTTCAGCACAGCACTCGTTAAACACCAGAAAAAGATTTACACAAGAATATTTAACCTAATCGAACACGAAAAACCGTTGTTATCCTTCGGGAGTTAATCAAAGGCCTCTTATCTGAATAATTAGAGACTTAAAAACTGAAGACAAGTTTATTCATAAAATGGCCATTTCAAAGATAGAAATCGCTTTCACCTCCGCAATAATTCTCGCGGCATCTCTTGCATTTCTGGGACTAACACAGAAACCCAAGTTCGGAGTAGCCGACAGAGGAGACTGGAAAACAGCAAACCAGCAAAACGTAACCGTACAGACAGAGGCCTGGATCCAGAACCCGAGCAGAGTAACAGTAAACTACTCCGACGTATCAATCTCATACAGAGCAATCCTCAACGGAGTAATACTTGTAGAAGGAAAAAGAAAAGGAATATCAATCAAAAAAGGAAACCAGACCAAAACAATAGAATCCAAACTAATACACAGCAGGATACCGGAATGGTGGGCCAGACACATAAGAAACGGAGAAAAATCCGACCTGCAAATCCCACTCAGCGTAAAAGCCAAGACAGGCCCAGCAACAATACCCTTCCACGCAATAGTCTACACAGACACTGTAGAAACTGACCTCATCAGCGTAATGGATCAAGCAGTCAAAAACACTCAAGGAAAATACAACATAGGTACAGAAATCGCAGGATACGAAACAGGCCCACAGATAGAAGTAGAAGATGGTGCCGCGGAATGGGGCCAGACCACGCCAGAAATGACAAACATGCTTATCGACCTCGAAATCAGAAATCCGAACAGCTATCCGATCCCGGTACCAGGCCTCGCAGGAGATGTACAGATGAACCAGGTCAAACTCTTGGAGTGGGAGAATAGCAGGACCGAAATGATATCGGGCCCGCAGGATAGAACGATAGCACCGGGAGAAACAGAGGAACTAACTTTCAGAGTAACAATGGATAACGACAAGATAGATGACTGGTTCTTATCACACGTCAAACAAAATGAATCTACACAGGCCCAACTAAACATGAGAATGGTGTTCGAAATACAGGATCAAAGAATCGAACTACCTCCGGAAGGAATAAACTGCGACTTCAGCTTCCAGACAGCAATCCTGGAGGACCAGAACTCCTCCTCAAACTTCCAGGGCTGCAGCAACCCTACACTAACACAGGAAGAAACACAGAATCAGACAGATGAAGAAGCAGAAGAAAACCAGAGCATAGTAAATGAGACAGTAGGAGGCGTACTAGGATGAACGCAAGAAAAAGAAAGGAACCAGACCAAATCTACAAAGAAGTCAAAGACTACGATCTAGTTCTAACAGTAGACGCACCGCTCGCAGACGCTCTCAACGCAAGACTGGACAAAGCAATAATAGGAGAATTCGCAGAAACACCAAGAAGATACGCATTCAACTCAGAAGCCGAAGAAATAGACTTCAAAAGAGAAATATTCCTGGAAATAATCGAAAAAACAGACCTATCATGGAAACAGGCCTCCTACATGCTGGAAACAGTACTTGACTCCTGGAAAAACACAGGAAACCTTTACAGCATACTGGAAGACGAACAGTTCGCAGGAGAGGCCGCCGAACAAATAGTCAAAATACTGGAAAGCACAAACAATCCTTTCCGAGCACTCGAAAACGCACAGATACCTGAAAACAAAGATGTAGTCGTAGTAGCTCCATACCAGTTCAACAAACTAGACAAGAAAATTCTACCCGAAGAATACGACACAGTAGAAATATTTACAGAAAGAGAGTACGAGCTACCGGAATTCAATATCTTCTCATCAGCCAGTGGAGTAATAGAGGCCCTGAAAAGAAACATCGATGAGAATAACGCTGACAACATAGCGCTAGTCGTCGACTCAAATACTAGATACCAGTCGCTGATCGAATCAGCATTCAAATCAAACGAAATACCGTACAACACAACAGTAAATCTTTCAGAGAAAGAAGACGTCAGAACTTTCGTATCACTGGCCCGCCTTGCACTGGCAAAAGACAGAATAAGACTCAGAGACGTAGAACCAGTTGCCCAACACCTAGGATTCCACTCCTCAAACAGAAAAGCCAACGTCAAATTCACAGAAGTAGACGACGAAAGACTCAGCGACTTCACAGACTTCCTCAACGTAATATCATACCTAAACTTCAAAGAATTCCTCGACGGATACGAAGAACTCCTAGGCTACAGGCCACCAATGATAGGAGAAGTACTCGCAGACCTAGGCCTATCAGACGAACCAGTAAACGAGGACACAATCTCACAACTAGAATACTACCTGGACTCATTCGACCCATCGCACGAAACACGAGAAAAAGGAGTACTACTCGCATCCCCAGAATCTACAGTATACATCGACAGGCCCGTAGTATTCTACATAGGAATGTCCTCAGAATGGACAAAAGAAGTAGACCAGAGACCATGGATAGAAAGAGAAGAAGTCGAAGATAGAAACCTCCAGAACTTCGAGGCCATGATCCAGAACGGAAAACAAAAGTTCTACATGGTCCAGGACCGAGAAATGAACGAAGAAATCTCCCCATGCTTCTACTTCACAGAACTTTACGGCCTAGAAAGCTTCCAGGACCACAAAAACTCACGATACTCGCTACCAATGCAGTCAGAAGTAGAAGGATTCGAAAGAAAACCTCTCGACATAAAGAATGAAAAAGTAGAAATGCTGAGCCAGACATCTCTCAACAGATTTGTGCAGAGCCCGAAGGCCTACTACTTCTCAAGACTGGTTAAAGACAGCGAAAAAGACGTAATGGTTAAAGGAAACCTATTCCACGAATTCGCAGAATTCTACGTAAACTTCCCGGAATTTGTAGAGGAAAAAGGCGACGAAAACTTTATAGAAATAATGAAGAAAGAAATCGAGCCCTACGTAGATGGAATGGACCTCGACTCTCTTGAAACAGAATTCAGAATAGGAATAAACAATATTAAGGCCTTTATAGACTCAAGAAGCAGTCCGGATGAGATAGAGCTAGATCCTGAGGAGGGTAGAGACGAAAACGTGTTTGCAGAGGCCTTCGGAAAAGAAATGGAAAAGCACTTCGCAGAACTCGAATTCAGCAATAAAGACCTGCACTCAAAAGGAAAGATCGACCTTGTGCTTGGCAACGAGCTTGTAGACTACAAAAGCAGTTCAAGAAGCCGCAGCAAGAAAAAAATTGTAAGAGATGCTAACGTAGAACTTTATGGAGACAACCCAGACTTCCAGCCTTTAATGTATCTCTGCGAGCTCAGGGACAAGAAACCAGGCAAGAAACTCAAGTTCACATACTTCTACTTCCTCAGCGACATGGCCTCCGACATAAACTCTGAAGGCAGCAATGAGGACAAGACAGTATCGGTAACATACTACCCAGAGACCTTCGACCAGAAAATACAGGAACTAGAAGTGTTTGAAAAAATGATAAGGGGAGTGGCTAAGTCCAACGACAGGAGAAAAACTCTGGAGAAATTAGGCCATCCAAACTTCCAGGAATTCTTTGAGAAAAACAAGATACCGCATCCATACAACAAGGCCAAACTTATAGAATCAGAATTTGGAAGAGAGTTTATTAGATACGCCAAAGAGCATGTTGGAGACTACAAGTATGTGGAAAACGGTGCTGAAAAGACACTGAGCAAATTAGTGGAATTTAGGCTGACAAACTTCTTCAAGGAAGATCTGGACAGGTTCGAGGACTTCCTGGAGGATGAAGTGGAAAAACTCAATGAATACAAAAAGACAGAATTCCCTGTAGGCGGGAACGACCTCAAGAGAAATCCTTACCGGGACATGATCATGGAGTAGAGAAAAAAAATGACTGATCCAAACAAGCAACAGAAAGAACTGATAGAAAACACTGATGGAATCTACCTGGTGGACGCAGGAGCAGGAACAGGAAAAACATTCACAATCACAAGAAGATACGCCAAAATACTCGAAAAAGGAGTAAGCCCAGACGACATACTACTGGCAACCTTCACAAACAACGCAGCCGACCAGATGAAGGAAAGAATAATAGAAAGAACAGACGTCAAGGCCTCAAAAATATACGACGCGCCAATCTCCACATTCCACAGCTTCGCTAAAAGAATAATCAGAAACCACGGATTCGACACACCAAGAATTCTGGGGATGGACGAAGACATCACACAAAGCCTCAACCTCATGGAGAGCGAAGTCAGGGAAAAACAGGAATTCAACAGCTTCATGAACCTCTTCATCGAACAAAACCCGGAGTACAGCGAATACTACCAGATACTGGGCGACTACTCCCAACTACTGGCCCTCCTCAAAAATCTGGCGGCCAAAGGAATAGTCCCGGAAAAAGAAGGATGGTTCGGAGACTCCGAAAAATACATCGACGGAGACTACAGCGAATTCAAGAAAATATTCAAGGAAATGAACAAGCCGAAAGAAACCTCCAACGGCAAAAAACAATCAGAACTACGAAGCCGACTATACAGCCTGAAATACAAAGACTTCGACGAAGACGCACCATCCGAAGAAGAAGTAAGAGGAGGATACGGCACAAAACAGGTAAGAAGAGACTTCTGCCAGAAGGCCTTCGATGAAGAAAGAGACCAGCTCAAAGAATTCGTGCACGAAGTATACTTCTTATACATCAAATACTGCCTGAGCAAAAACTACCTGAACTTCAACTTTCTCCTCGCATTCGCATACGTACTTCTAAACCAGGACGAAGGCCTCAGAGAAAAACTGTCTTTCAAATACCTGATGATAGACGAATTCCAGGACACAAATGAAATACAGTTCAAGCTTACGCTCCTGCTCGCTGAAGAACCAAACATCTGTGCAGTAGGGGACTGGAAACAGTCAATCTACAGCTTCCAGTACGCAAACGTGGAAAACATCCAGAGATTCGAAAGAAGACTGGAAAAATACCGGAAAGAACTCAACAACGACCAGGAAAGAGTAGAATTCCATATCGAAGATGTAGACGAAATCAGGCTGAAGAAAAACTACAGATCAACACAGGAAATACTAGACCTATCGGAAGAGGCCCTATGCCTTCCAGCAACACGCTACGAAAACCTACCAGAAGAAGAAATCAAATCCAAAATCACATCACTGGAATCACAGAAAGAAACAGAAAATGGAAAAGTAGAGAAACTGCTGACCGAAAACGAAGTAGAAAACGTACTGGCCAAAATACAGGAAGTAGAACAACAGGAGGACAGAGACTTCGGCGACATCGCAGTACTAACCAGAACAAGAAACTTCGGCCTCGAACTCCAGAAAAAGGCCCAGGAAAAAGGAGTACCGGTAGCCTACGAAGGAGGAGTCGAACTATTCAAAACAAATCCAGCAATCCTACTACTCGCATGGATGAGAATCGCAAACTCCAGCTCAGACAGAGGATGGGCAGTAATACTGGAAAATGCAGGATACACGCTCGATGAGGCCAAAGAAATAATCAACAACAACGAATACCCAGAAGATATGGGGGAATTCAAGGAAGAACTGGATTCAATCTCCGATATAGGCCAGTTCTCGGAAAAAGTATTCAGAAGATACGGAATAAGCAACGGATTCACTGAAAGAATAACAGAAGTGCTTTCAGATGTATTTCACAGCTCCTACATGAACCTGGGCCGACTAATCCAGTTCGTAGAGGATAATATAGAGGATGGAGAAATCTATGAAATCGACAACTCGATGCAGGAAAACGTCGTAAAAATACAGACAATACACGCAGCCAAAGGCCTCGAATACCCGGTAGTATTCATCTCCGACATCAACCAGAGCAGATTCCCATCAACCAACGGAAACTACATGCCAATAGAATACAGAGACATAATAGGCCTCAGAACCCGTAAAAAATACAGCGAAGAAAAAGGATTCTCATTCGACAACTGGAAATCAGAGATCCTCTTCCAGGCCCTATCCAAAGGATACGACGAAGAAAGAAGGCTGATGTACGTAGCTATCACGCGTGCAGAAGAAGAACTGTATATAACAGCAGAACAGGAAAGAAAGTCAACTTTCTTCGAGGAACTTCCTCTCAATGATGTATTCTACTCAGAGCAACCAGAGGAAAACGAGGAGGAAGAGGAGGAAACAGAGTTCTTCAATCCAGAGATAGAGGAGTACGAAAGCCCTGAGACCTTCAATGCCACAGATCAAACCAACCTTGAGAGAGGAGAAGGCCGTGAAAAAGGCCTGAGTCTTCACGAGTACGCACAGATGAAGGTAGAGCAGGAGGCAGATGGAGAGACAGACTACGAGAAAAATATAGAGAACTTTATCGATGGCCTTCACGGTGATAGAAAGGCTGAGGTTGAAGTAAAACTTCCTCTTGACGGCAGAGTAATCGAGGGCCGAGTAGATCTGATGATTGAAAAAGATGACAAGATAGAGGTCTATGATCTAAAGATGGGCGATAAAAACACTGAGGAATACAGGAAGCAGCTCAGTATTTATGCCTTTGCAATTGAGGAGGCCACAGGAAAACCGGTAGATGCATATATTTACTGTGTGTCCGAGGACGAAGTCAAGCCAATAAATGTTCTGGCAAGATCCGGAGTATTCGGATAGTTTTGCAAAAGGTTTATAAAACTAAGTGATCCTTCCATTAATTGTTGTCTATATTCTTAGATATATAGGCCATTGACCGAAAACCATATAACACTTGTAACACATAGGTGATAACATGACTGACGAAGTAGAATGTCCTTACTGTGGCCAGGTATTTACTGGCGATGAAGATCAGGACGCAAGAACCAAGGAAGGAGTCCACAGAGCGGAGGAGCACGTTAACGACAACAGTTCCGATACCAAGAAAAGTAAAGGAACAAACATTGTTAACAAGTGGAAATCCGACGCTAAAAGGGCGTAAAATATAACTTCCCTACCACATTTTATTTTTCCTTAATTTCTCTATAACAACCTTTTTCATGGTTAAAGGCCTCTAATAGTACATGACAAAGATACCAGACCTAGGTCTTGGAACATGGCAAAACACAAATTCTGAAGAATGCACAGATGCAGTAAAAACAGCCCTGAACATGGGATACAAACACATCGATACTGCACAGGCCTACGACAACGAAGAACACGTAGGAAAAGGCCTTGAAGAAGCAGACGTCGACAGAGATGACTACTTCCTCGCATCCAAGGTGTGGATCAGCAATCTCTCCAGAGAAGACGTAGTAACAACCACAGAGGAAAGTCTGGAAAAACTGGGTGTCGATAGCGTGGATCTAATGTATATTCACTGGCCTTCAGGACAGTACGACCCAGAAACTACTTTCGAAGGATTCCAGCAACTTGTTGAAGAAGACAAAATCAAGAACATAGGAATCAGCAACTTCACACCTGCACAGGTCGACGAAGCAATGGAAATAGCAGGAGAACACATCATAGCAAACCAGGTTGAAATGCATCCTCTGCTTCAGCAGGAAGAACTTCTTGAAAAATGCAGAGAACACGACATAACACTGGTAGCATACTCTCCGCTCGCCAGAGGAAAAGTATTCGACATCCCAGAACTGCAGGAAATCGCTGAAAAACACGACGCAAGCGAGGCCCAGGTCAGCCTGGCATGGCTCATGCAGAAAGACGGAGTAGTTGCAATACCGAAAGCAACTTCCGAACAACACATTCGTGACAACTTCGAGGCCCAAGAACTTGAACTTGAGGAAGAAGACATCGAGAAAATCGAGTCAATTGACAGAGAAGAAAGACTTGTAGACCCAGGATTCGCACCCTGGTAACTCCATTTTTTCCCCTTTTTCTACTTCAGGGCCTCGGCCCTGACAACTTCCATAAATGCGTCGCCTTCTACATCAGGATCATCGCTGTACTCAATAGTCAAAGAGTAGGTCTGGCCCTCTAAAGTGGCAAAAATCCTTTTTCTATGTATCTCGCCATCTCTCTCAATATCTATTTCCCGATCAGGCTGCTTATCATTCGTAACATCAATGAAAAACTTGGCCTCACTGGTACCCTGCTGGAAAAAAGTAACATTCTTTCCATCAACCTGGCCCGTAGCAATACCAATACTCGAGTTAACTCTGATGCTTAAATCCTCGGCGTAAGGCTGAGAATCAGAAGACCTCAATTCTGAAAGGCCGATAAAAGCTACAGAAAAGGCCGCTACAAATACTATTGCTGATGTAGCAATAACTTTCTGATCAGGAAGTTTCATAATCAGAAAACAAGATTCCAAGCTTAAAAAGAAGAAGGAAAAATGAAAGAAGAAACTTTACTGGCCTGCAAGAGCTGACTCAATTGCTCTTGAAACAGCTGTGTAACTCCAACCTGAGGCCTGCTCTCCATTCACAAAGATTGTAGGTGTACCTGAAACACCGTTCGCACGGCCGATACCAAGCTCCTCGTTAACTCTGTCGTTAGTCTCTTTGCTGGAGATACACTGCTCAAGCTGACCGTAGTCAAGACCCTCTGTGCTCTGACGAGCAATATCCATCAAAAAGTCCTCAGTAGCCCAGTCATCGCTCTCCTGGCCCTGATTATCGTAAACTGCGTGATGGAAGTTCCAGAACTGGTCTTCATCCTGCTGGTAAACACATTCTCCAGCTACAGCAGCTGTCTGGCTTGTATCACCAGGTAAATTCCCGCCGTCAAGGAAAGCATAGTTGATGAAGTAAAACTTCACTTCACCAGTGTCAATGTAGTTCTCCTTCACAGATGGGAAAACCTGCTGATCAAACTGCTCACAGACAGGACAACGATAATCTCCAAACTCTACAACCGTTACAGGAGCACTCTCATTACCCATCATCGGCTGATTCTCTAAATCAAAACCGGTCTGCTGAGTAGAAGGCTGCAAAGCAACCTGAACAAGAGGCCCAAGCACAAGCACAGCCAGACCAAGGCCTAAAACCCCGGTAATACCGTACTTGGCCCATTTCTTCCTCTTCGCAATTCTTCTCTGTTTATCTTTTTCAAGATCTTTCCTGATCTTCTTAAGCTCTTCTTTATCATGAGAGCTCAATTCATCCTCGTTCTCATCGATATAATCCTCGACTTCACCAGGAGAACTGAAAACATCCTCGTTAAAGTTTGCCATACAAAGAACATAGAACTATACAATAAGTAAAGATTTCGGTCAACCAGACACACGAAACAGTTTTTAACACCAAGCACTCGAATAAAACCATGAATCCAGAACTTCTAGTATCTATATTCTCGTACGGAGCGCTTTTCCTACAGGCAACAATAGCAGTAGGAGGCCTTCTATATCTGGCCCAAAAACTAACATCATTCGAATACACTGACCATGCGGTACTTGACAGACTACATGAAGAAACAAGCAACTATCATCTTCACCTTGCATTCGTACTGTCTCTGATAGCAACCGGCGGAAGCCTGTACCTTTCCAACGTACTTGGATGGGAGCCATGCCACCTGTGCTGGTTCCAGAGAATCTTCATGTATCCTCTAGTACTACTGACAGGAACAGGCCTACTCCTAGAGAAAGATGACGTAGCAGAATATGCGCTTCCTTTAGTCATGATCGGAGGATCAATCTCAATCTACCACTACGCAGTACAGATGCTCAGTAAGGTATCCTCCGGATGCTCAACACTATCAGCATCATGCTCCGACAAGTTCACCTACTACTTCGGATACATGA contains the following coding sequences:
- a CDS encoding undecaprenyl diphosphate synthase family protein gives rise to the protein MHLGVIPDGNRRYAEKNGLAKAKAYRKAKNVIKEVGQQLEDREIEEVTFYLLSEENLARPDEELQDLYQLLEDSIAEVAEEFGERDFSFNWASTNPDALPEHLQEKLSDLEEEFNDGEKQINALISYDGKADVMQASSKISKESGEFTRDEMREHLQIKSDIDFVIRTGDNPARECLSGFPIWNASYAEFYHIKKNFPSVTLEDVEEALDHYQKLRRKKGR
- a CDS encoding LEA type 2 family protein, whose amino-acid sequence is MAISKIEIAFTSAIILAASLAFLGLTQKPKFGVADRGDWKTANQQNVTVQTEAWIQNPSRVTVNYSDVSISYRAILNGVILVEGKRKGISIKKGNQTKTIESKLIHSRIPEWWARHIRNGEKSDLQIPLSVKAKTGPATIPFHAIVYTDTVETDLISVMDQAVKNTQGKYNIGTEIAGYETGPQIEVEDGAAEWGQTTPEMTNMLIDLEIRNPNSYPIPVPGLAGDVQMNQVKLLEWENSRTEMISGPQDRTIAPGETEELTFRVTMDNDKIDDWFLSHVKQNESTQAQLNMRMVFEIQDQRIELPPEGINCDFSFQTAILEDQNSSSNFQGCSNPTLTQEETQNQTDEEAEENQSIVNETVGGVLG
- a CDS encoding PD-(D/E)XK nuclease family protein, with translation MNARKRKEPDQIYKEVKDYDLVLTVDAPLADALNARLDKAIIGEFAETPRRYAFNSEAEEIDFKREIFLEIIEKTDLSWKQASYMLETVLDSWKNTGNLYSILEDEQFAGEAAEQIVKILESTNNPFRALENAQIPENKDVVVVAPYQFNKLDKKILPEEYDTVEIFTEREYELPEFNIFSSASGVIEALKRNIDENNADNIALVVDSNTRYQSLIESAFKSNEIPYNTTVNLSEKEDVRTFVSLARLALAKDRIRLRDVEPVAQHLGFHSSNRKANVKFTEVDDERLSDFTDFLNVISYLNFKEFLDGYEELLGYRPPMIGEVLADLGLSDEPVNEDTISQLEYYLDSFDPSHETREKGVLLASPESTVYIDRPVVFYIGMSSEWTKEVDQRPWIEREEVEDRNLQNFEAMIQNGKQKFYMVQDREMNEEISPCFYFTELYGLESFQDHKNSRYSLPMQSEVEGFERKPLDIKNEKVEMLSQTSLNRFVQSPKAYYFSRLVKDSEKDVMVKGNLFHEFAEFYVNFPEFVEEKGDENFIEIMKKEIEPYVDGMDLDSLETEFRIGINNIKAFIDSRSSPDEIELDPEEGRDENVFAEAFGKEMEKHFAELEFSNKDLHSKGKIDLVLGNELVDYKSSSRSRSKKKIVRDANVELYGDNPDFQPLMYLCELRDKKPGKKLKFTYFYFLSDMASDINSEGSNEDKTVSVTYYPETFDQKIQELEVFEKMIRGVAKSNDRRKTLEKLGHPNFQEFFEKNKIPHPYNKAKLIESEFGREFIRYAKEHVGDYKYVENGAEKTLSKLVEFRLTNFFKEDLDRFEDFLEDEVEKLNEYKKTEFPVGGNDLKRNPYRDMIME
- a CDS encoding UvrD-helicase domain-containing protein gives rise to the protein MTDPNKQQKELIENTDGIYLVDAGAGTGKTFTITRRYAKILEKGVSPDDILLATFTNNAADQMKERIIERTDVKASKIYDAPISTFHSFAKRIIRNHGFDTPRILGMDEDITQSLNLMESEVREKQEFNSFMNLFIEQNPEYSEYYQILGDYSQLLALLKNLAAKGIVPEKEGWFGDSEKYIDGDYSEFKKIFKEMNKPKETSNGKKQSELRSRLYSLKYKDFDEDAPSEEEVRGGYGTKQVRRDFCQKAFDEERDQLKEFVHEVYFLYIKYCLSKNYLNFNFLLAFAYVLLNQDEGLREKLSFKYLMIDEFQDTNEIQFKLTLLLAEEPNICAVGDWKQSIYSFQYANVENIQRFERRLEKYRKELNNDQERVEFHIEDVDEIRLKKNYRSTQEILDLSEEALCLPATRYENLPEEEIKSKITSLESQKETENGKVEKLLTENEVENVLAKIQEVEQQEDRDFGDIAVLTRTRNFGLELQKKAQEKGVPVAYEGGVELFKTNPAILLLAWMRIANSSSDRGWAVILENAGYTLDEAKEIINNNEYPEDMGEFKEELDSISDIGQFSEKVFRRYGISNGFTERITEVLSDVFHSSYMNLGRLIQFVEDNIEDGEIYEIDNSMQENVVKIQTIHAAKGLEYPVVFISDINQSRFPSTNGNYMPIEYRDIIGLRTRKKYSEEKGFSFDNWKSEILFQALSKGYDEERRLMYVAITRAEEELYITAEQERKSTFFEELPLNDVFYSEQPEENEEEEEETEFFNPEIEEYESPETFNATDQTNLERGEGREKGLSLHEYAQMKVEQEADGETDYEKNIENFIDGLHGDRKAEVEVKLPLDGRVIEGRVDLMIEKDDKIEVYDLKMGDKNTEEYRKQLSIYAFAIEEATGKPVDAYIYCVSEDEVKPINVLARSGVFG
- a CDS encoding aldo/keto reductase — its product is MTKIPDLGLGTWQNTNSEECTDAVKTALNMGYKHIDTAQAYDNEEHVGKGLEEADVDRDDYFLASKVWISNLSREDVVTTTEESLEKLGVDSVDLMYIHWPSGQYDPETTFEGFQQLVEEDKIKNIGISNFTPAQVDEAMEIAGEHIIANQVEMHPLLQQEELLEKCREHDITLVAYSPLARGKVFDIPELQEIAEKHDASEAQVSLAWLMQKDGVVAIPKATSEQHIRDNFEAQELELEEEDIEKIESIDREERLVDPGFAPW
- a CDS encoding DsbA family protein; the protein is MANFNEDVFSSPGEVEDYIDENEDELSSHDKEELKKIRKDLEKDKQRRIAKRKKWAKYGITGVLGLGLAVLVLGPLVQVALQPSTQQTGFDLENQPMMGNESAPVTVVEFGDYRCPVCEQFDQQVFPSVKENYIDTGEVKFYFINYAFLDGGNLPGDTSQTAAVAGECVYQQDEDQFWNFHHAVYDNQGQESDDWATEDFLMDIARQSTEGLDYGQLEQCISSKETNDRVNEELGIGRANGVSGTPTIFVNGEQASGWSYTAVSRAIESALAGQ
- a CDS encoding disulfide oxidoreductase; the encoded protein is MNPELLVSIFSYGALFLQATIAVGGLLYLAQKLTSFEYTDHAVLDRLHEETSNYHLHLAFVLSLIATGGSLYLSNVLGWEPCHLCWFQRIFMYPLVLLTGTGLLLEKDDVAEYALPLVMIGGSISIYHYAVQMLSKVSSGCSTLSASCSDKFTYYFGYMTIPMFALTAFLGIGILLWKFNNKN